One genomic window of Candidatus Obscuribacterales bacterium includes the following:
- a CDS encoding inositol monophosphatase family protein, with amino-acid sequence MDFWPTVLEFADRTTTRVGRTLLEDFGRAQATEKADGSLVTQSDRWADETLRQAIAQEFPSHGVLSEEAEHFFPENDWCWIIDPIDGTTNFTRGVPLWGISLGLLYRGTPVFGYVYLPPIAQAFHGFWPGDSGLNMPQGAFLNDRPIHTSKAEPSSNQFFNLCARSTAVMKSPFPCKIRMLGVATYNVLTVATGTALGGVEATPKIWDIAAVWAIAQAAGASWIPLDRQSPFPLQVGQNY; translated from the coding sequence ATGGATTTTTGGCCCACTGTGCTAGAGTTTGCCGATCGCACCACCACTCGCGTTGGACGCACGTTGCTGGAAGACTTTGGCCGTGCTCAGGCAACGGAAAAGGCCGATGGTAGTTTGGTGACCCAATCCGATCGCTGGGCTGATGAGACATTGCGGCAAGCGATCGCTCAGGAGTTTCCTAGCCACGGCGTTTTGAGTGAAGAGGCGGAGCATTTTTTCCCTGAGAATGACTGGTGTTGGATTATTGATCCAATTGACGGCACCACCAATTTCACCCGAGGTGTACCCCTCTGGGGGATTTCCCTCGGCTTGCTCTATCGTGGTACTCCAGTCTTTGGCTATGTGTATCTGCCGCCGATTGCCCAGGCGTTTCATGGCTTTTGGCCGGGGGACTCGGGGTTAAACATGCCCCAGGGCGCATTCCTCAACGATCGTCCTATCCACACCAGCAAGGCAGAGCCGTCGAGCAATCAGTTTTTCAACCTCTGTGCCCGCAGTACGGCGGTGATGAAGTCGCCTTTTCCCTGCAAAATTCGCATGTTGGGCGTGGCCACCTACAATGTGCTAACGGTGGCGACGGGGACAGCCCTGGGCGGTGTGGAAGCTACGCCAAAAATCTGGGACATTGCGGCGGTGTGGGCGATCGCTCAGGCCGCTGGCGCGAGCTGGATTCCCCTCGATCGCCAATCGCCTTTTCCCCTGCAGGTTGGGCAAAACTACA